The Cervus elaphus chromosome 20, mCerEla1.1, whole genome shotgun sequence genomic interval ATACTGACACCTGCCTGCCAAAACAAAGTGTTTATGATGCTTATCGGTGGGTGGATGGaagtggggtgggtggtggggtgggaaggTGGGCCTATAACTACCCCCTCCTCCCTGGAGAGGCCCCTGCCTTGATGGAGCCTGACTTCAAGGGTTTCCCAACCTTAATTCCCAGGGACCCTCTGAACCCACCCACAAACCTCCTTCTCTGAGTATTCTTCCCACTCTGTCCCTGCCTCACTCAGGAAGTACTGCGAGAGCCTCGCGTGTTGCCGCCCGCTCAGCACAGCCAACTTTGGCAAAATCATCAGAGAGATCTTCCCTGATATCAAGGCCCGAAGGCTTGGTGGCCGGGGCCAGTCCAAGTATCCTTGACTGGTGAGGGTGGGCTGGAGGACCTGGGGAAAGAAACTTAGGATGAGGATGTGAAGAGCTGGAAGTGCAAACAGCCCAACCTTCCTACTTGGGGACCTCCAGTGTGTTGGTTACCCCTTAACTTATATCAGATATTGCTACAGTGGCATACGAAGGAAGACCTTGGTATCTATGCCGCCCTTGCCTGGACTTGACCTAAAGGGCTCTGAGAGTGTAAGTAACAACCCTCCGACTGCACTCTTCTCCCCAAGGTAGATGGCAGAGGACTTTGGGAAATGTTCTGAGGCCTAACACAGCCTAGGTCGTTCGGCACAGTTTCTCAGCCTATAGGATATGCCCTTTTGCCTACACTATGGctgaggcagaggaggaagagaattTGGGGGTTTCTGGGATGGAATGATAGAAGCTACTGCCATCCCTAGTCTGGCCTTACTTACCGTCAACATTGGTGCCTGAGAGGGGTGGAGGGGCCTTTGTTCACAGTGCAATTGGGCATGTCCTTCCCCTGTTTAGCCAGAAATGGGCCCAGAAGTAACCCCAGCACCTCGGGATGAGCTGGTGGAAGCAGCCTGTGCCTTGACCTGTGACTGGGCTGAGCGAATCCTGAAACGGTCCTTCAGTTCCATCGTTGAGGTTGCCCGCTTCCTGCTACAGCAGCATCTCATCTCTGCCCGATCTGCACACGCCCATGTGCTCAAAGCTATGGGACTCGCTGGTGGGTGGACCCTGTATTATGTTCTGAGAAACCTTCAACCACTTTCAACCTTAAAGGCTCTCCCACATACAAGGAGAGAGACACCTTCTGTTCCTAGAGACCCTTCCCAGACTTGCCTTGGCCCACCTCTTTCCCCTGCCTCTCTACCAGTCAGTCAATAAGAATCACCTCCCTCCTCCATTGTTTCTTCCTcacctcttttcattttctggcACCTCCGCAGAAGAGGACGAACATGCCCCTCGGGAACGGTCATCTAAATCCAAGAATGGGGTAGAGAACCTGGAGGGCGGTTCTCATAAGAGACCAGAGAGACAGGCCCAGGTGAGGAAGCTGATGCCCTTGACCTTACTCCCCTGGGCTGGGGGTGTAGTATACCCTTCGCCCAGTGTGTTCAGTACTTTTCACGTCCTGTTCCTATATTCCCTCCATTGTCCAGTCTTCCCACTTACTGTGttcttctctttactttttagCCTCCTAAAGAGCTAGACCCCCGGGCTGGGGCTGGCCCCTCTGCACGTGGAGAGCGAAAGAAGAGTGTAGTGGAGAGCCCAGCGCCAGTAGCCAATAACCCGCAGGTTAATGCCCTAGTGGCCCGGCTGCCTCTGCTCCTCCCCCGGGCCCCTCGCTCACTTATTCCGCCAATCCGAGTCTCTCCACCCATCTTGGCCCCCAAgctttcttcaggcactctgaaaATGGCTGCACTGCCTCTGCCCAGTAGGGCTGGGGGACCCCAAGCAGCTGTTCCCATCATTAACATGATCTTACCAACGGTTCCTGCTTTGCCTGGACCTGGACCTGGGCCTGGGCAAGCTCCCCCTGGGGGGCTCGCTCAGCCAAGGGGTGCAGAGAACAGGGAAGTGGGCATAGGTGGTGACCTGGGACCCCATGACAAGGGTGTCAAGAGGACAGCTGAAGTGCCTGTGAGTGAAGCCAGTGGGCAGGACCCACCAGCTAAAGCCACAAAACAGGATCTAGACGATACAGGAAGTGATGCCAAAAGAAAACGGGGGCGCCCTCGAAAAAAATCAGGTGGAAGTAGGGAAAGGAATTCTACCCCCGACAAGTCAGCAGCTGCTGTGGACTCAGCCCAGTCCTCAAGGTTACTACGGGAGACATGGGCCTCTGGAGGGGAGAGCAACTCAGCTGGAGGGTCAGGGGGGCCAGGGCCAGTGGGAGAGGCTGAGAAGGGGGTgcttgtccaaggtcaggaggATGGCGCTGTTTCCAAAGGAGGAAGGGGCCCCAGTTCCCGTCATgccaaagaagcagaagataaaatTCCTCCTGTCACCCCCAAAGTGAGCGTCATCAGGGGCAGTAGAAGCCAAAAGGAGGCTCTTCATTTGGTCAGGGGAGAAGTAGACACCTCTGCACAGGGAAATAAAGACTTAAAAGGGCATGTGCTTCCGAGCTCCATGCCCCATGAGCGAAAAGACCCTAAAGCAGCACCCCCGTGATAGGTATGTGGGAAGGAGTGTTTATAGCCCTTTGTTAACTCTACCTGGCTGCCTAGAAGAGGCCCTTCTTTGCACTTGCTTCTCACTTGGCTCTTCATTCTCTTCTGTATAGACAGCTGAGGCACCCTGTCTTACATAGTGCCTGATTTTTGCCTCTCACTTTTCCAGCTCAGTCCCCTTGGCTTTAGAGTCACTAATCTGTAGTGACCCCTCTCCTGGATCCCTGCACTATCTTGTGGGAATATAGGGATGAAATACAATGAATGCCTCGGCTTGGAGTCTTTTAGTTTTAAATCACAGAAAACCTAACTCAGACTCGCTTAAAAACAAAGAGTTATTGGCTCATGTGACTGGCAAGTCCAGAGGTAGGCCCAGCTCCAGATGAAGCTGATCCAGTGACTCCATAAGTCTCTAAATACCTGATTGATTCCCCCCTCCACCATTCTACCTTCTGTAGGATCATCTTAAGCCTGGTCTGCCTCGTGGCTGCTAGCACTCCTAGGATTCCATATTTCCTCTCTCAAGTCCAACCAGAAAGAGAGGGCATCTTTGTGCCAGGAATCTTAGCAATAGCCCTAAGATTCACTTTGGTGAGGTCAGCCTGGGTCACACACCCACTCCTAGCCAGTCACTGTGGGCAGGAGATTGGTATAATAAATGCTGATTTGCCTGTTTATGCTACATCATGGCGTGTACCTttcgaaaaaaaaaaaggcaggatcAGCCTCCTTAGAATCACATAGATTCCTCAGTGCGGGCTGGGAATGGGGAGTTCCCGGGGAGTCACCTGACACCTGGCCACTGCTATGAAGTAGGTTTGGTTTTAGCTTTTAGGCTGGGGCCAGttatcttccttcctttttctctgaatAGTTTTGAATTTTCCTTACTGCAGCTGTAACCTCTTTCCTCTCATTCTGGTCTCAAGGAATGAGAGGGAAATCTTTCTCATTTGGAGACTATCTCTTTAGTCTCATTTGGATAACAATCCCCCTTTTTTTCCCACCTCCATCTCAGAGATGGCTAtccttcattctcctctttctgaATTTTAGTTTTCTCCTCATTCCTGTTTCCCAGTGCTCCACTCTACTGCCTCTTTCACCAAGTAAAGTGAGATTTACTCCCTAGTCATTTTATTAAATTCACTCTATATCCACCAGGTGTCAGTCTCTTATCATGTAAGTGTCAGGACTTAGCTGGACTGGGATTGTGGGTTTAGGCTGTGTGTATAGAAGGAGGTACCTTGCCTATCAGGGAGCACCAGTAGGAAGGGAATTCAGGTATATATTTGGGAAAAGCAGTAAACCAACCAACATTAATTAAGGACCTACTTTGTCTTCAGCATAGGGTAACTTCCATCAGGGattctccattttctttcagggagccttcattcatttgttcatttatttccaccattgcAGCGTTTCTAAAATATGTAATGTTTGATAActataaagaatatatttaatgtgAATAAGTTATGAAGCATAATAATTAAATGACCCATCACCCAATTTATACATTAAAACATTAGAAATACTACTGAATTTCTTGTGTTCTTCCCCTAGCCTATCCTCATGGCTCTCCCTAGAGGTCACCACTatctttaattttgtgtttattaactacctgcaatatatacatatatatatagccttTCCATTTATGTATATAccctttaaaaatggttttgctttttagctttacaaaattttattctcttaacatTCCCCtgtggtttgcttttttttcccatgtaaCATTATTtctaagattcatccatgttgtagatAGCTATTATTCGCTCATATTTATCTATATAATACTTCAAGTGCATAAACCAcaatttatccatccatctgtcaatggacatttgggttgttcccagTTTTTTGcggttataaataatgctgctactaACATTCTTGTACAGGTTAGTGCCTTTGTTTTTAGTAAGCTTTCTAAGGCTTCTGAGATGGTTCCTTTGGTCTGTATACCCTTTGAGTTGGAAACTGTTCCCTCTTGTCTCATTCTCTAAAAACGTGTATATTAGATTGAAATGAACCATCCTTTGATCATTTGATAAAACTTACTTGGTAAGCCATCTGAGCCTGGCATTTCTTTGTGGGAAACATCTTAACtattaattcaatttctttaataattatagGCTATTTGGgccttctatttcttcttgagtcaattTAGGTAAATGTTTTCCTAGAGTTTTGTGCATTTTacgtcatttttaaaaaatgaaattccttccatgtttttttttGCCGTTGCTCCCTGGGTGGTCGTGTCctccttttcatttctgctgtttacttgtgccttctttttttcccctttgaccaACTACACCAGAAATTTGTTTTACTTGTTTGATTTAGCTGCCTCTCTGGACTTTGTTGATCCTCTCccttaaatgtttgttttctacttcatTAATTATGGATGTTATGTGGTATTTCCTTGTGCTTTCTTTAGatttaattttatgttcttttacattgactttgcgaccccatgaactatacaatccatggaattctccaggccagaatactggagtgggtagcctttcccttctccaggggatcttccaaacccagggatcaaacccaggtcccccgcattgcaggtggattctttaccagctgagccaccaggaaagcccaagaatactggagtgggtagcctatcccttctccaggggatcttcccgacccagggattgaacccaggagacccaggggtctcctgcattgcagtcggattcttgaccaactgagctataagggaagccacaaatatttgttttctacttcaTTAATTATGGATGTTATCTGtggtatttccttttctttacttttatgttcttttacatcttaatttttatctaattttcaagctgtctttttttctattataagtTTTCAAGGACCCACTTCCCTATATTCTCcacatttttctgtttaaaagtatttattactTAATTCTAAGAATATTTAAATTACCTTTATGACTTTTTTGATTCATGATTTAGAAAAGTTTTCTAAATTTCCAAAATcttagatatttaaaattttgtctttttgatactGATTTTCAGTTTGATCATTTGTGCTCAGGAAATGTGGTCTCTGTGATAGCAGTCCTTTGAAGTTTGTCAGGATTGTTATTTCtatattctggggcttcccaggtggctcagtagtaaagaatctgcctgccagtacaggagatgcatgttagatccctgggttaggaagatctcctggtgaagaaaatggcaacccactccagtattcttgcctggaaaatcccatggacagaggagtctggcaggctacagtccatgggttcacaaagagtcaaactcaacttagtaactgaacaacaattttataTTCTGTAACTTACCTTGGATATCTGTTTTGTCATTTTCAGCTGATTTTCCCATAGCAGCTTGTTCCCtggtatattttgtatttttggatTTTGAGCTCCTATTTTGTTAACCTAAGGAAATCCAGTGGACCTAAATTGGGGGTACTTTCCTCCAGAGAGAATTTGCACTTGTTTCTGTCAGGTGACAAAGGGTGCTCCTTACCTGGGACTGTGTTAACCCTTCAGGAGTCCTGATTTAACTCAGGAGTCCCAGGTTTTCTCCCCTGCTTTGGCTGGGCCCAGGGTTTAGCCTCTGTTCATGATACTGATACTGGCATTAGTGCCCAGagcaaacctgcttctcctgctgcaTGTTACTCATTCTGCATAAGGGTTCAGCTCaatgttattttttccccttcctttagTGATCTCTTCTACTTTCTGATGAGCATGACAAACATGTTTACTGTAATTTATCCAGGATCCAGTGGTATTCTAGTGAGAGagccctttctctcctccatgCTGCCAGAAATAGAAGTCCATTACTATAGTTTTGGCATTTTCCTTCTTGTTAAGAGCTCAGCACTTGTTGGAAGCTAGCTGACTTAGCACTATCCTTAAGTCAATAATGATCTCAGCACAGTTTGAGTTATGTTAGCAGTAAGCACAGAGAGTGGTGGGAGCCCAGAGAAATAGACAGGGATCAGAAATGACTTCCTAGTAGAAGTGAGTAGGACAAGGCCAACTCATAAAGCAAGGACAGAAAAACAGAAGACATGATACAAAGAATTGAATCATGATACCCATTCTGCTGCCTAAGTGCTGTAAATTCAAAGAGATTAATTTGGGAAGGCTTCATGGAAAAGGTAGCTTTGAGTTAAACCTTTAAGTAGAGCTTAAgcggataaaaaaaaaaaagaggaagtctTTCCAGGAAAAGCAGGAGTTTGGGGATATGGGATGTGAGTAAAGACATGGCAGTCTAACCCAGTAAAAAGACCTGTTTGGCAGAAAGGTTATGTATGAACAAGAGAGAGAAATCAACTGGAAGAAGAACACACAACAGTTGAATGAATGGGTAAAAGTTATCCAGTGATGAAATTGAAAGTAATCcattgattgaatgaatgaaaggtatGAAGTTTGCATTAGAGGATGGAGGAACTGAAGTCAAAAAGAACCCTCCAGACAGCTGTTGCCATTATCCATGTGGGAGGAGATGAGGGACTGGACCAGGTTGCTAACAAGTTGGAGGTGATAGGCATACGGAAAAGTAAACCACTGGTGATAGGATAGAAGCTTCCAAGGGAATAGTGCCCTCACCACGATTGGGTTTGGGGATATATCCATTCACTTTAGGAGACCAGACCCCTGggtgattttaaaatgtacatgaatGTTCTGGGGGTTTTAAGTAgcctattttatattcttatcctaatattttaaaaatcttaacatGAAACAAGTTATTCTTCTCTTGGTTAGGCAGTCTTCAGTTGGTTAGATGAAGGGCTAAACGAAGGTTTTGGGGAGTGTCTACTGCTTGCTCGCTACCATTCCTTATTCTCTCCCCAATACCCTGTTCCCCAGTCCCATtgttgtctttttgcattttagCCCTAgcataaagtaagtcagaaataaaaatttgttacTTACTAAAACTTGAAATAATCTTTTGCTATTAAACCAAGGCAAACTCTATATGTCTAGTCTGTGGCctcaaataaatgaatgtattgtttatttttgtaggcAACagtcaattttctttaaaaaaaatcaaagcaaatacCACATTGACTCACATGCTAAACGGGGGGATTaatatcattatatatttgtctgtGTGTTTTGTCTCATAGTTCATCAGTAGGCCTATTCCTGCTTTGTCTAGGATCATTCTGCTGGTTCCATCTTATGAGGTAAagctaattatatatatatacatatatatatatatatatatatataattattgcatatatatatatatatgcaatatttCTTAAGACATGTTCATGAAGAGGCATTTTACCAGAAAGAGCATGAGTTCAGTTCTAATCTTAGCTTCACCACTTTCTataggattttgagcattatttagtCCGGTTTTTTTAAACCAGGTTCAAAAACAGATGGCAACTCTGTATTGGGTTGAGAAACCAATTTAGCAGTATGCAAagctaaatgtttttaaaaagtgaaatagggacttccctagtggttcagtagTTGAaactccatgctgccaatgcagggtgggtgggttcaatccctggtcatggaactaagattccatatgccttgtGCCACAACCGAaagataaaataacttttaaaaagtgaaatagagTAGAAAGTATCAATGTGCATTGCATATAGTAGGGTAATTGCATATCACTTCCTGAAACATTTCAGTGAAGACCATGTCTATGTGCTCTTCAATGGTCatgatttaaaaattgatttcttaTTGTGGGTTGAagtaaaacaatttcaaaaaccAATGACTTAGCCCTTCTGAAGCTCAGTTTCCATAAAATAACATCTGTTTCACACAGATGTACTGAGGAATAAATGAGGTAGCATTAGTATTTATACACAGTAGGAGGCCAACCAATAATTGCTagtagcttctttttcttttctctggggGGGAAAATAACATTATCTatagctcaggaaaaaaaattactctttatAGTTTATTTAACCATAGGGGTGTTTAATATATAATTGGAGCTGTATTATGACTTGGGTCCTCTAGTTTTACCAACTTTTGATGAATAAGCCAACTTCTTTCCTCAATTTgatgatatttaaataaataaatgaaatcaacaaagctaaaagctgatgctttgagaagataaataaaatagacaaaccataaGCCAGACTCAtcgagaaaaaagggagaagaatcaaatcaacaaaattagaaatgaaaatggagaaatcacaatagacaacacagaaatacagaggctcataagactactatcagcaactataggccaataaaatggacaacttggaagaaatggacaaattcttaggacagtataactttccaaaactaaaccaggaagaaatagaaaatttttacagacctatcacaagcacgggaattgaaactgtgatcagaaatcttccaacaaacaaaagcccaggaccagacagcttcatcgctcaattctaccaaaaatttaaagaagagctaacacctatcctactcaaactcttccagaaaattgcagaggaaggtaaacttccaaactcattctatgaggccaccatcaccctaataccaaaccagacaaagacaccacaaaaaaagaaaactacaggccaatatcactgatgaacatagatgcaaaaatccttaacaaaaaaattctagcaaacagaatccaacaacatattaaaaagatcatacatcatgaccaagtggactttatcccagggaagcaaggattctttaatatctgcaaatcaatcaatgtgacacaccacattaacaaattgaaagataaaaaccatatgattatctcaatagatgcagagaaagcctttgacaaaattcaacatccatttatgataaaaaccctccagaaagcaggaatagaagaaacatacctcaacataataaaagccatatatgataaacccacagcaaacattatcctcagtggtgaaaaattgaaagcatttccctaaagtcaggaacaagccaagggtgcccactctcaccactgctattcagcatagtttttggaagttttagtcacagcaatcagagaagaaaaagaaaaggaatccagattcgaaaagaataaaactctcactgtttgcagatgatatgtcctctacatagaaaaccctaaagactccatcagaaaatcactagagctaatcaatgaacatagtaaagttgcagactataaaattaacacagaaatcccttgcattcctatacactaacaatgagaaaacagaaattaaggaaacaattccattcaccattgtaacaaaaagaataaaatacttagaaataaatctacctagagaaacaaaagacctatatatagaaaactataaaacattgatga includes:
- the RFX5 gene encoding DNA-binding protein RFX5 isoform X2 translates to MAEDEPDAKSPKTGGRTTSGSAEAGEPTTLLQRLRGTISKAVQNKVEGILQDVQKFSDNDKLYLYLQLPSGPSTGDKSSEPSTLSNEEYMYAYRWIRNHLEEHTDTCLPKQSVYDAYRKYCESLACCRPLSTANFGKIIREIFPDIKARRLGGRGQSKYCYSGIRRKTLVSMPPLPGLDLKGSESPEMGPEVTPAPRDELVEAACALTCDWAERILKRSFSSIVEVARFLLQQHLISARSAHAHVLKAMGLAEEDEHAPRERSSKSKNGVENLEGGSHKRPERQAQPPKELDPRAGAGPSARGERKKSVVESPAPVANNPQVNALVARLPLLLPRAPRSLIPPIRVSPPILAPKLSSGTLKMAALPLPSRAGGPQAAVPIINMILPTVPALPGPGPGPGQAPPGGLAQPRGAENREVGIGGDLGPHDKGVKRTAEVPVSEASGQDPPAKATKQDLDDTGSDAKRKRGRPRKKSGGSRERNSTPDKSAAAVDSAQSSRLLRETWASGGESNSAGGSGGPGPVGEAEKGVLVQGQEDGAVSKGGRGPSSRHAKEAEDKIPPVTPKVSVIRGSRSQKEALHLVRGEVDTSAQGNKDLKGHVLPSSMPHERKDPKAAPP
- the RFX5 gene encoding DNA-binding protein RFX5 isoform X1 → MRSWAQIFPSLEEQKIPHARMAEDEPDAKSPKTGGRTTSGSAEAGEPTTLLQRLRGTISKAVQNKVEGILQDVQKFSDNDKLYLYLQLPSGPSTGDKSSEPSTLSNEEYMYAYRWIRNHLEEHTDTCLPKQSVYDAYRKYCESLACCRPLSTANFGKIIREIFPDIKARRLGGRGQSKYCYSGIRRKTLVSMPPLPGLDLKGSESPEMGPEVTPAPRDELVEAACALTCDWAERILKRSFSSIVEVARFLLQQHLISARSAHAHVLKAMGLAEEDEHAPRERSSKSKNGVENLEGGSHKRPERQAQPPKELDPRAGAGPSARGERKKSVVESPAPVANNPQVNALVARLPLLLPRAPRSLIPPIRVSPPILAPKLSSGTLKMAALPLPSRAGGPQAAVPIINMILPTVPALPGPGPGPGQAPPGGLAQPRGAENREVGIGGDLGPHDKGVKRTAEVPVSEASGQDPPAKATKQDLDDTGSDAKRKRGRPRKKSGGSRERNSTPDKSAAAVDSAQSSRLLRETWASGGESNSAGGSGGPGPVGEAEKGVLVQGQEDGAVSKGGRGPSSRHAKEAEDKIPPVTPKVSVIRGSRSQKEALHLVRGEVDTSAQGNKDLKGHVLPSSMPHERKDPKAAPP